Genomic DNA from Pseudomonas fluorescens:
TGGATACCCCTGTGCCGTTGATTCCCCTGGTTGTGTGTGACGACTCCAACATGGCGCGCAAGCAGGTGTTGCGCGCGCTGCCTACAGACTGGCCGGTTTCGGTCACCGAGGCGGTCAACGGGCGCCAGGCGATGGACGCCATACGCCAAGGCCTGGGGCAAGTGGTGCTGCTCGACCTGACCATGCCGGAGATGGATGGCTACCAGGTGTTGAGCGCATTGCGCGCCGAGGGCTTGAAGGCGCAAGTCATCGTGATTTCCGGTGACGTCCAGGACGAGGCGGTGCGCCGCGTGCTTGAGCTGGGCGCGCTGGCGTTCCTGAAAAAGCCTTTCGACGAAAACGAACTGCGCCAGACCCTCACCCGGGTGGGGCTACTGACCCGATCCGGCCAGGTGCCGTTGCAGAATCGTTCGGCCACGAACACGGCCATCGGTTTTCACGATGTGTTCCGCGAGACGGTCAACGTGGCCATAGGCCGGGCCGCAGCCCTGATCGCCAAGGTATTGGGGGTCTTTGTGCAGTTGCCGGTGCCGAACGTGAACATCCTCGAGGTCGGGGAACTGCATATGGCGCTCAACGACGTCGGCAGCGCCCAGCAACTCACGGCCATCTGCCAAGGTTTCATCGGCAGCGGCATCGCCGGTGAGGCCCTGCTGATATTCCATGACTCGGAAATCGCCGACATCGCGCAATTGATGCAGCGCGAGAGCGCCGATTATTCGGACCTGGAAATGTTGCTGGACCTTTCCAGCGTCTTGATCGGCGCGTGTCTCAGCAGCATTGCCGAACAGATCGATGTGGTGTTTTCCCAGGGCCATCCGCAGATTCTCGGCCAGCACGCGGCCATCGAGGAACTGATCCAGGGCAACCGCATGCACTGGAAAAAGACCCTGGCAGTGGAAATCAGCTACAGCCTGGAAGGGCACGATATTCGCTTCGATCTGTTGCTGCTGTTCACGGAAGACTCCATCGAACGGTTGACCCACAAACTCGCCTATCTGATGAGCTGAGCCATGAACGATTCCATCGATCTGAACGAGTTTCACTGGTTGCTGGCCATCGTTCAGAGCATCGACGTCGGTGTCGTGGTGCTCGACCGAGAGTACCGTGTGCAGGTCTGGAACACCTTCATGGAGAACCGCTCGGGGGTGCAGCCCAAGGATGCCCACAATCAGCATTTTTTCAGCCTGTTCCCTGAAATCGATCGCCAATGGTTCAGCCGCAAGGTGGAAAGTGTCGCGACCCTGGGCACGCCAGCGTTCACGGTCTGGGAGCAGCGCCCGTACCTGATTCGGTTCAAGAGCTACCAGCCGATCACGGGCCAGGAAGCGTTCATGTACCAGAACACCACGCTGCTGCCGCTGCGCTCGCCTGACAACACCATCAAGCACATCTGCCTGGTGATCTATGACGTCACCGACGTCGCCACCAACCGGCATCAGCTCCAGGCCGCCAACGCGCAGCTGCAGCTACTCTCCAGCACCGATCGGCTGACGGGGCTCTACAACCGCGGTCATTGGGAAAGCGACCTGAAAGCCGCCTACGCCCGGCACCAGCGCTACGGCCATGCGTTGAGCCTGGTGATGCTCGATATCGATCACTTCAAGCGGGTCAACGACACCTACGGTCACCAGGCCGGCGACAAGGTCATCGAGCAAGTCGCCAGGCTGTTGCGCGAACATGCGCGCGACTCCGATGTGGTCGGGCGATATGGCGGTGAAGAGTTTGGCGTGGTGCTTTCGGATACCGACAGCAGCGGCGCACACGCGTTCGCCGAACGCATGCGGCACTCAGTGGAGGCGCTGGAGGTGCTGTACAACGACCAAACCATCCGTTTCACCATCAGCCTGGGCGTGGCCGACCTGAGCCAGCCCTCGAACGACCACGCCGACCTGATCGCCAGGGCGGACCAGGCGCTGTATACGTCGAAGAAGACCGGACGCAATCGGGTGACGGTGCATGAATAGACATCCCACATTTTTTCCGGATGATCGTGACACTTGATGCCAACCACACATCCCCTGTGGGAGCGAGCTTGAACCCACAGGGGATGTGTACGGCGTTCACTTACCCACTAGGGTTGGGGGAGTCGCGCCATATTTACCCAGCAGTTTGAGCGTCACCCCATTTGTCCAGCCGAAGCCGTCCTGCAGTTCATATTCACCGCCTCCCCCGCCGTCACCGCGCCCGGACAGATCGTATTTCTCCACCAGCTTGTTTTCCTTGCGGTAAAGGTTCTCGACCTGCTGCAAGAAACGGCTGCCAATTTGCTGCGCCAGGGCGGTTTGCTGGTATCGGTCCAGCCCCTCCACCGCGACCCATTGCAACGGTGCCCAGCCATTGGGTTCGTCCCACTGCTGGCCATTACTGACCTGGGTGGTGGCGATGCCGCCGGGGCGCAACAGGCCGTCACGTACCGCATCGGCGGTGCGATTGGCATGCTCGACAGACGCCAGCCCCGTATACAGCGGGAAAAGCGTCGCGGCCGTGAGCGGCTGGCGTGGCTGGTTGCGTTGCCAGTCGTAGTCCACGTAGAAACCTTTGTCGGCATTCCACAAATGCTTCTCGATGGCACGCTGACGCAGCTCGGCGCGCCGGCCGTAAGCCTGGACACAGGGGATGTTCTGCACCGTCTCGCAAGCTTTGGCGATGGTGTTTTCGAGATGATAAATCAGGCTATTGAGGTCCACGGGCACGATGGCCGTGGTGCGTATGCTCGCCAGGTTCTGGCCGTCGTCCAACCAGCGCGAGCTGAAGTCCCAACCGCTTTCAGCGCCGGCGCGCAGGTCACGCCAGACCTCTTCCTTGGGCCGGTCCGGCGCTCGCTCGGCGGTGCTGACATCTTGCAACCAGGACTCCTGTCGAGGCGTCGGGCTGGCATCCCAATAGCGGTTGAGCACACTGCCATCGGCGAGTTTGACCACGTGTCGCGCGGCCGAACCGGGTTTGAGGGACTGGGCGCCCTCCATCCAATAGGCATACTCCTTCTGCAACTGCGGCAGGTATCGTCCATAGGCCTGGTCACCTTCGATACGCGCCTGCAACTCCACCATGTAAGCGAAGAATGGAGGCTGCGACCGGCTCAAGTAGTAGGTGCGATTGCCGTTGGGAATGTGGCCGTAGGTGTCGATCATGTAGGCAAAGTTGTCGGTCATCTGCCGGACCTGGGCCTCATCACCGCTCTGCTCAAGTCCCAACATAGTGAAATACGAATCCCAGTAATACATCTCGCGAAAGCGTCCGCCGGGCACCACATAGGGCTGCGGCAGGGGCAACAAACTGCTGTAGGCCGGCACCTGGCGGTAGGATCGACTCAGTACCGGCCAAAGGCTGTCGATATGTTCCTTGATCGGAGCGCCGGGCTTGGGAGCCGGGCTTTCGACTTCGCCGGATTCGATGAAGTTGTCTTTCACAAAAGCCTTGATATCGAAACCATCACGGTTGCGTCGGTCCAGGTAATCGGCGCGGATCTGCGCCGGATCACGGTTGGGCAGTGCGTCCACGAAATGCTTCTGGTCGGTGAACACCTGCTCGCGTTGCACCGCTTCAAAGAGTTCGGGGTAGGTTTGGTCGGGAGGGAGATTGGCCCGTCCTTGAGCGTCTGCATAGCTCCATGTCGCGGGCGGCTGGCTTGAACACGCTACGCACAGCAGCGCGGCAAAGGAAAGGCTGGTGAAGTACAGAGGTCGCATCGGCTGCTCCATCATGTTGTCGTTCCTGACAAACGAGTGACATGACCGGATAGACCTGGGTTCAGTAAAAAATCTTCGATAGCCTCACTCGAATTGACTCAACTCATTCCATTGTCCGTTGAAGACACTGCCATCCTGCACCGAGGCCAAGGGAATACCGACCACATAGTTGATGTGGATGGCCTGGATGATTTCTTTCGTTGTCGCGCCGTTGCCCTGCGCCGCATCGAACATCGGATTGGCAACATTCGCCGAATCCACCCGCAATATCGCCAGGTTCTCGTACTGACCACTGACGATATGCTTGGCGTAAGTACTGTACTGACTCTTGAGATGCTTCTCAGGGAACAGGTATACGCGGTGACGGGTGACTTCCTGTTCGTCGTCGGCCACCAGCTCTTCATAGGCATAGGCCAGTTCGCTGAGAAAATGCTGGTGGTGAAACGACAGATCCAGCCTATCGATCTCTTGGACTGCTTTGCCGTAAAAGGAATTCTTCGCCCTATGGGCCTTGGCCTGTCGTTCGTCGACCAAGTCCTCGTCCAACGGTGCCGAGGCGCTGCGCAGCTTCTCGACGTACCTTGCCAGAATCTCTTTGAGGTCCGCGTCGGCCGCAACAACGCCTTTTTTTGCGGGAAT
This window encodes:
- the treA gene encoding alpha,alpha-trehalase TreA; its protein translation is MRPLYFTSLSFAALLCVACSSQPPATWSYADAQGRANLPPDQTYPELFEAVQREQVFTDQKHFVDALPNRDPAQIRADYLDRRNRDGFDIKAFVKDNFIESGEVESPAPKPGAPIKEHIDSLWPVLSRSYRQVPAYSSLLPLPQPYVVPGGRFREMYYWDSYFTMLGLEQSGDEAQVRQMTDNFAYMIDTYGHIPNGNRTYYLSRSQPPFFAYMVELQARIEGDQAYGRYLPQLQKEYAYWMEGAQSLKPGSAARHVVKLADGSVLNRYWDASPTPRQESWLQDVSTAERAPDRPKEEVWRDLRAGAESGWDFSSRWLDDGQNLASIRTTAIVPVDLNSLIYHLENTIAKACETVQNIPCVQAYGRRAELRQRAIEKHLWNADKGFYVDYDWQRNQPRQPLTAATLFPLYTGLASVEHANRTADAVRDGLLRPGGIATTQVSNGQQWDEPNGWAPLQWVAVEGLDRYQQTALAQQIGSRFLQQVENLYRKENKLVEKYDLSGRGDGGGGGEYELQDGFGWTNGVTLKLLGKYGATPPTLVGK
- a CDS encoding response regulator, producing MDTPVPLIPLVVCDDSNMARKQVLRALPTDWPVSVTEAVNGRQAMDAIRQGLGQVVLLDLTMPEMDGYQVLSALRAEGLKAQVIVISGDVQDEAVRRVLELGALAFLKKPFDENELRQTLTRVGLLTRSGQVPLQNRSATNTAIGFHDVFRETVNVAIGRAAALIAKVLGVFVQLPVPNVNILEVGELHMALNDVGSAQQLTAICQGFIGSGIAGEALLIFHDSEIADIAQLMQRESADYSDLEMLLDLSSVLIGACLSSIAEQIDVVFSQGHPQILGQHAAIEELIQGNRMHWKKTLAVEISYSLEGHDIRFDLLLLFTEDSIERLTHKLAYLMS
- a CDS encoding GGDEF domain-containing protein, whose product is MNDSIDLNEFHWLLAIVQSIDVGVVVLDREYRVQVWNTFMENRSGVQPKDAHNQHFFSLFPEIDRQWFSRKVESVATLGTPAFTVWEQRPYLIRFKSYQPITGQEAFMYQNTTLLPLRSPDNTIKHICLVIYDVTDVATNRHQLQAANAQLQLLSSTDRLTGLYNRGHWESDLKAAYARHQRYGHALSLVMLDIDHFKRVNDTYGHQAGDKVIEQVARLLREHARDSDVVGRYGGEEFGVVLSDTDSSGAHAFAERMRHSVEALEVLYNDQTIRFTISLGVADLSQPSNDHADLIARADQALYTSKKTGRNRVTVHE